From a region of the Sesamum indicum cultivar Zhongzhi No. 13 linkage group LG3, S_indicum_v1.0, whole genome shotgun sequence genome:
- the LOC105158734 gene encoding uncharacterized protein LOC105158734 isoform X2 — MKGSAETTTEEKEITLDYLFQLTMKKKWDEVVEVYRQQSWAQSAKLTHSEETALHVAVSSYQTESISPYESFIKEMIDCIPKGDVFDILSIQNDKGNTPLHLAAAVGWVAICECIAAKDRRLVGSRNLRNETPLFMAAHHGKLEAFLCLHEMYTKEQEEVDDSLCRRSDGNTILHSAIAGEYFRLAYQIISYYPKLMNSVNVKGESPLHVLAKKPNVFKSSIQLGLYDSLIYHCMFVDELKRQKYKPGAVHNGCSPRNINYPENYLTCANILHLVWIPIHKTITARLKDDTTGRRKQAGIDVENQQKSEAEFETQHVEEESKDINSFPANYATCIMLFKFAMKVILTVVGVGFDRVKKIKEKKERHAHAFRIMNLLIESESSYKYDSDGRQPVQKLQPQYSGRIALPDTPPSDDNHDLESSTGAISSNEGRFKNEKGKDQNKSVEKESPLLLAAKMGIPEMVEKILNTFPVAIQDIDSCGKNVLLLTAENRHANVFDYLLKIELPEYVFHQVDDEGNSILHLAAKLGDHQPWHIPGAALQMQWEIKWYKYVKSSIPPLCFAHNNKKGETPRKIFSNTHKKLVKEGTNWLIKTSESCSVVAALIAGVAFATSATVPGGLNQDTGYPIMEGRRAFDVFSITSLVALCLSVTALVFFLAIITSRCQEHDFKTNLPRKLLLGLTSLFASIAAMLVSFCAGHTFTLREKLRLAAVPIYAIACLPVTFFAVAQLPLYFDLMWAACRKVPLRSYKVFYQ; from the exons ATGAAGGGATCTGCGGAAACCACTacagaagagaaagaaatcaCATTGGACTATCTGTTTCAACTTaccatgaaaaagaaatgggaTGAAGTTGTCGAAGTCTACAGACAACAGTCATGGGCTCAAAGCGCTAAGCTGACACACTCTGAGGAAACAGCTCTTCACGTAGCCGTCTCCAGTTACCAGACCGAAAGCATCAGCCCGTACGAGAGCTTCATCAAGGAAATGATCGACTGCATACCTAAAGGGGACGTGTTCGACATTTTGTCGATCCAAAACGACAAAGGAAACACCCCTCTTCATCTTGCAGCAGCAGTTGGATGGGTAGCTATCTGCGAATGCATAGCAGCCAAGGATCGTAGGCTCGTCGGCAGTCGAAATCTGAGAAACGAGACGCCATTGTTCATGGCAGCCCATCATGGGAAGCTCGAGGCTTTTCTCTGCCTGCATGAGATGTACACTAAGGAGCAAGAAGAAGTGGACGATTCATTGTGTAGGAGGAGTGATGGGAATACTATTTTACACTCAGCTATTGCAGGAGAATACTTTA GATTAGCTTACCAGATAATAAGCTATTATCCGAAGCTGATGAATTCGGTTAACGTGAAGGGAGAATCCCCTCTCCATGTTCTTGCCAAGAAGCCTAATGTGTTCAAAAGCAGTATCCAGCTGGGCCTCTATGACTCTCTTATTTATCACT GTATGTTCGTGGATGAACTGAAGAGACAGAAATACAAACCTGGAGCAGTCCACAACGGTTGTTCTCCCAGAAACATCAACTACCCAGAGAACTACCTTACCTGTGCGAACATCCTACACCTTGTCTGGATTCCGATTCACAAGACCATCACAG CTCGTCTCAAAGACGATACTACTGGCCGCCGGAAACAAGCTGGAATAGACGTGGAAAACCAACAGAAAAGCGAAGCAGAATTTGAGA CCCAACATGTGGAGGAAGAGAGCAAGGATATCAATTCTTTTCCAGCCAATTATGCCACATGCATTATGCTTTTCAAGTTCGCAATGAAGGTCATCCTCACTGTTGTTGGAGTCG GCTTTGATAGAGTGAAGAAgatcaaagaaaagaaagaacgaCACGCCCATGCATTTCGGATTATGAATCTATTGATCGAGTCAGAATCAAGCTACAAGTACGACAGTGATGGGCGACAACCTGTGCAAAAATTGCAACCTCAGTATTCAGGACGTATCGCACTTCCCGACACCCCACCTTCAGATGATAATCATGATTTAGAGTCTAGTACAGGAGcaatttcatcaaatgaaGGTCGATTCAAGaatgagaaaggaaaagatcaaaataaatcaG TTGAAAAGGAGAGTCCATTGTTACTAGCAGCGAAGATGGGAATTCCAGAAATGGTGGAGAAAATACTGAACACATTTCCTGTAGCGATTCAGGACATTGATTCCTGCGGGAAGAATGTTTTGCTACTGACAGCTGAAAATCGACACGCCAACgtttttgattatttactGAAGATAGAGCTTCCGGAGTACGTTTTTCATCAAGTGGATGATGAAGGAAACAGTATTCTCCATCTTGCTGCAAAGCTGGGAGACCACCAGCCTTGGCATATTCCTGGTGCTGCTCTACAGATGCAATGGGAAATTAAGTGGTACAAG TATGTGAAGAGCTCTATTCCACCACTATGCTTTGCTCACAACAACAAGAAAGGCGAGACGCCTAGGAAGATATTCtccaacacacacaaaaaactTGTGAAAGAAGGCACCAATTGGCTCATCAAAACCTCAGAATCTTGCTCAGTCGTTGCAGCACTCATAGCCGGCGTTGCATTTGCTACATCAGCAACCGTCCCGGGTGGGCTAAATCAAGACACCGGTTATCCAATTATGGAAGGTCGCAGAGCTTTCGATGTATTCTCCATAACTTCGCTCGTGGCTCTCTGCCTATCCGTGACGGcccttgttttctttcttgcaaTTATCACTTCGCGTTGTCAAGAACACGATTTCAAGACGAATCTGCCTAGGAAGCTCTTGCTGGGGCTGACTTCTCTGTTTGCTTCCATTGCTGCTATGTTGGTGTCTTTCTGTGCAGGGCACACTTTTACTCTGAGGGAGAAGCTGAGACTAGCTGCGGTGCCCATATATGCGATTGCTTGCTTACCTGTGACATTTTTTGCTGTTGCGCAGCTGCCATTATACTTTGATCTTATGTGGGCTGCCTGTAGAAAAGTGCCATTACGCAGTTACAAGGTGTTCTATCAGTAG
- the LOC105158735 gene encoding BTB/POZ domain-containing protein At3g22104-like — translation MFSNLEVDVNGQQTFFVSMNLIASFSGKLWKLLSKSERGSVKLIFDEFPGGPEGFELILRFCYNGRRIDVSPCNVFLLHAAAEFLEIDVKDAMKYVESVHFWTWSELLECLKQCQELLSFIKSWYMVQELLDAVVEKISMLNVSSPFAFSCSDVQFSGDISTNSSRSSSFHTINWSRDLEFLTVGLFEKVVGTMISRKLDHGMICSFLLHYQRVKFAGLLSGDHKCKIIEVMINSLCSVNGSFMRFPFRNLCYMLQACFTLKMEKHCAMSLERMIGPRLDEATLDDLLFPSPHRKTCAYDVDLILRLLKVFIGESRKTRLVQRLKDVGCLIDMFLAEVAPDPHLKPCKFLALASGLPDTARESHDRICQVMDMYFEAHNNISEEERIRVCSALNYKKLSSESLANIAKNARFPACASSAALLFLQAKLKTRSKDEKGPEFACNSSLSSSLDHEQLLVHFSKGKMQKRSANVGRRSDHHVTCPTSCKPLPRLCS, via the exons ATGTTCAGTAATCTTGAAGTAGATGTGAATGGCCAACAGACCTTCTTTGTCAGCATG AATTTGATTGCATCTTTCTCTGGTAAGCTATGGAAGCTGCTGAGTAAGTCAGAAAGAGGAAGCGTCAAGCTGATATTCGACGAATTTCCAGGTGGTCCGGAGGGGTTTGAACTAATACTTAGATTCTGCTACAATGGACGCAGAATCGACGTAAGCCCTTGTAATGTATTTCTACTGCATGCTGCCGCTGAATTCCTGGAAATTGATGTGAAAGACGCTATGAAATACGTCGAGAGCGTTCACTTCTGGACATGGTCTGAGCTTCTTGAGTGCTTGAAGCAGTGCCAAGAATTGCTGTCTTTTATCAAATCTTGGTATATGGTTCAAGAACTCTTGGATGCTGTTGTTGAAAAGATTTCCATGCTTAATGTTTCCAGCCCCTTTGCATTTTCTTGCTCGGATGTACAGTTTTCTGGTGATATAAGTACTAATAGCAGCAGGTCTAGTAGTTTTCACACCATCAACTGGTCACGGGATCTTGAGTTCTTGACCGTTGGATTGTTTGAGAAAGTTGTGGGTACGATGATTTCGCGGAAACTAGACCATGGGATGATCTGTTCTTTCCTTCTTCATTATCAGAGAGTGAAATTCGCCGGCCTTTTATCAGGCGACCACAAGTGCAAGATCATAGAGGTTATGATCAACTCTCTTTGCTCAGTCAATGGAAGCTTTATGAGGTTTCCCTTCAGAAATCTATGTTACATGCTTCAAGCATGCTTTACTTTGAAAATGGAGAAACACTGTGCCATGAGTTTAGAGAGAATGATCGGTCCCCGTCTGGACGAGGCTACGTTGGATGATTTGTTGTTTCCTTCGCCTCACAGAAAGACTTGTGCATATGATGTGGATTTGATTCTGAGGCTACTGAAAGTATTCATCGGTGAAAGCAGAAAAACACGGTTGGTGCAGCGTTTGAAGGACGTCGGTTGTTTGATTGATATGTTCCTTGCTGAAGTGGCTCCAGATCCTCACCTCAAACCTTGCAAGTTTCTGGCCTTAGCCTCTGGTCTACCAGACACAGCACGAGAATCCCATGACAGAATTTGTCAAGTAATGGACATGTATTTTGAG GCTCACAACAACATAAGTGAAGAAGAGAGAATCAGAGTATGTTCAGCCTTGAACTATAAGAAGCTCTCATCAGAATCACTAGCAAACATAGCTAAAAATGCAAGATTTCCAGCTTGTGCATCATCTGCTGCTCTATTGTTTCTGCAAGCGAAGCTCAAAACTCGATCCAAAGACGAAAAGGGTCCCGAATTCGCATGTAATTCTTCATTATCTTCAAGCCTAGATCATGAACAGCTTTTAGTACATTTCTCAAAGGGCAAAATGCAGAAGAGGTCAGCAAATGTTGGTAGGAGGAGTGATCATCATGTAACATGTCCAACAAGTTGCAAACCCTTGCCCAGACTATGTTCTTGA
- the LOC105158734 gene encoding uncharacterized protein LOC105158734 isoform X1 translates to MKGSAETTTEEKEITLDYLFQLTMKKKWDEVVEVYRQQSWAQSAKLTHSEETALHVAVSSYQTESISPYESFIKEMIDCIPKGDVFDILSIQNDKGNTPLHLAAAVGWVAICECIAAKDRRLVGSRNLRNETPLFMAAHHGKLEAFLCLHEMYTKEQEEVDDSLCRRSDGNTILHSAIAGEYFRLAYQIISYYPKLMNSVNVKGESPLHVLAKKPNVFKSSIQLGLYDSLIYHCMFVDELKRQKYKPGAVHNGCSPRNINYPENYLTCANILHLVWIPIHKTITARLKDDTTGRRKQAGIDVENQQKSEAEFETAQHVEEESKDINSFPANYATCIMLFKFAMKVILTVVGVGFDRVKKIKEKKERHAHAFRIMNLLIESESSYKYDSDGRQPVQKLQPQYSGRIALPDTPPSDDNHDLESSTGAISSNEGRFKNEKGKDQNKSVEKESPLLLAAKMGIPEMVEKILNTFPVAIQDIDSCGKNVLLLTAENRHANVFDYLLKIELPEYVFHQVDDEGNSILHLAAKLGDHQPWHIPGAALQMQWEIKWYKYVKSSIPPLCFAHNNKKGETPRKIFSNTHKKLVKEGTNWLIKTSESCSVVAALIAGVAFATSATVPGGLNQDTGYPIMEGRRAFDVFSITSLVALCLSVTALVFFLAIITSRCQEHDFKTNLPRKLLLGLTSLFASIAAMLVSFCAGHTFTLREKLRLAAVPIYAIACLPVTFFAVAQLPLYFDLMWAACRKVPLRSYKVFYQ, encoded by the exons ATGAAGGGATCTGCGGAAACCACTacagaagagaaagaaatcaCATTGGACTATCTGTTTCAACTTaccatgaaaaagaaatgggaTGAAGTTGTCGAAGTCTACAGACAACAGTCATGGGCTCAAAGCGCTAAGCTGACACACTCTGAGGAAACAGCTCTTCACGTAGCCGTCTCCAGTTACCAGACCGAAAGCATCAGCCCGTACGAGAGCTTCATCAAGGAAATGATCGACTGCATACCTAAAGGGGACGTGTTCGACATTTTGTCGATCCAAAACGACAAAGGAAACACCCCTCTTCATCTTGCAGCAGCAGTTGGATGGGTAGCTATCTGCGAATGCATAGCAGCCAAGGATCGTAGGCTCGTCGGCAGTCGAAATCTGAGAAACGAGACGCCATTGTTCATGGCAGCCCATCATGGGAAGCTCGAGGCTTTTCTCTGCCTGCATGAGATGTACACTAAGGAGCAAGAAGAAGTGGACGATTCATTGTGTAGGAGGAGTGATGGGAATACTATTTTACACTCAGCTATTGCAGGAGAATACTTTA GATTAGCTTACCAGATAATAAGCTATTATCCGAAGCTGATGAATTCGGTTAACGTGAAGGGAGAATCCCCTCTCCATGTTCTTGCCAAGAAGCCTAATGTGTTCAAAAGCAGTATCCAGCTGGGCCTCTATGACTCTCTTATTTATCACT GTATGTTCGTGGATGAACTGAAGAGACAGAAATACAAACCTGGAGCAGTCCACAACGGTTGTTCTCCCAGAAACATCAACTACCCAGAGAACTACCTTACCTGTGCGAACATCCTACACCTTGTCTGGATTCCGATTCACAAGACCATCACAG CTCGTCTCAAAGACGATACTACTGGCCGCCGGAAACAAGCTGGAATAGACGTGGAAAACCAACAGAAAAGCGAAGCAGAATTTGAGA CAGCCCAACATGTGGAGGAAGAGAGCAAGGATATCAATTCTTTTCCAGCCAATTATGCCACATGCATTATGCTTTTCAAGTTCGCAATGAAGGTCATCCTCACTGTTGTTGGAGTCG GCTTTGATAGAGTGAAGAAgatcaaagaaaagaaagaacgaCACGCCCATGCATTTCGGATTATGAATCTATTGATCGAGTCAGAATCAAGCTACAAGTACGACAGTGATGGGCGACAACCTGTGCAAAAATTGCAACCTCAGTATTCAGGACGTATCGCACTTCCCGACACCCCACCTTCAGATGATAATCATGATTTAGAGTCTAGTACAGGAGcaatttcatcaaatgaaGGTCGATTCAAGaatgagaaaggaaaagatcaaaataaatcaG TTGAAAAGGAGAGTCCATTGTTACTAGCAGCGAAGATGGGAATTCCAGAAATGGTGGAGAAAATACTGAACACATTTCCTGTAGCGATTCAGGACATTGATTCCTGCGGGAAGAATGTTTTGCTACTGACAGCTGAAAATCGACACGCCAACgtttttgattatttactGAAGATAGAGCTTCCGGAGTACGTTTTTCATCAAGTGGATGATGAAGGAAACAGTATTCTCCATCTTGCTGCAAAGCTGGGAGACCACCAGCCTTGGCATATTCCTGGTGCTGCTCTACAGATGCAATGGGAAATTAAGTGGTACAAG TATGTGAAGAGCTCTATTCCACCACTATGCTTTGCTCACAACAACAAGAAAGGCGAGACGCCTAGGAAGATATTCtccaacacacacaaaaaactTGTGAAAGAAGGCACCAATTGGCTCATCAAAACCTCAGAATCTTGCTCAGTCGTTGCAGCACTCATAGCCGGCGTTGCATTTGCTACATCAGCAACCGTCCCGGGTGGGCTAAATCAAGACACCGGTTATCCAATTATGGAAGGTCGCAGAGCTTTCGATGTATTCTCCATAACTTCGCTCGTGGCTCTCTGCCTATCCGTGACGGcccttgttttctttcttgcaaTTATCACTTCGCGTTGTCAAGAACACGATTTCAAGACGAATCTGCCTAGGAAGCTCTTGCTGGGGCTGACTTCTCTGTTTGCTTCCATTGCTGCTATGTTGGTGTCTTTCTGTGCAGGGCACACTTTTACTCTGAGGGAGAAGCTGAGACTAGCTGCGGTGCCCATATATGCGATTGCTTGCTTACCTGTGACATTTTTTGCTGTTGCGCAGCTGCCATTATACTTTGATCTTATGTGGGCTGCCTGTAGAAAAGTGCCATTACGCAGTTACAAGGTGTTCTATCAGTAG